From a region of the Geothrix sp. 21YS21S-2 genome:
- the sppA gene encoding signal peptide peptidase SppA, producing the protein MKDFFKSLLASLVALSLFVGGGLVLLVIIAASMGPTKPVVPAKAVLILDLNTNFTDSYPEPGPAELLQKAAGGGQAEGIPLHVLVQALDRASHDAGLSALYITGIVRPEGVGSGPAALKELREAILRFRKVSGKPVIAYNQYWTKRELYLCAGVGKVYMNPLGVLDATGYASEITFYGKAFKKYGVDVQVTRVGKYKSAVEPYVLEKLSDPAREELQVLMGDLWTEWKSAVAADRKLTPDQLQAIADEQGTLTSPEALKAGLVDKLLANDQVLDELKEVAGKKASDRDFPQIDMATYAKTLPEATGSNRIALVFAEGSIVDGFGTTGSIGGESLSNELRRLRLDKRVKAIVLRVNSPGGSAPASELIQRELVLARKDKPVIVSMGHLAASGGYWISTYADRIFAEPTTITGSIGVFGLLPNVKSLANEHGITWDGVQTAKLANSLTISRPKSDAELARAQVMVDWIYDLFVTKVAESRKLTRDQVQEIAQGRVWSGSSAIRIGLVDEIGSLQDAVSYAAKKAKIESDYRLEGPSEPRTAVEKLLKALSGGKRQFTRSSADTLQGQVQHVISGLEAFSDPRGIYARMPYDLTIR; encoded by the coding sequence ATGAAAGACTTTTTCAAGTCGCTGTTGGCGTCGCTGGTGGCCTTGTCCCTCTTCGTGGGGGGCGGGCTGGTGCTCCTGGTGATCATCGCCGCGTCCATGGGGCCCACCAAGCCCGTTGTCCCCGCCAAGGCCGTGCTCATCCTGGACCTGAACACCAACTTCACGGATTCCTACCCCGAACCGGGACCTGCGGAGCTCCTGCAGAAGGCCGCGGGTGGCGGCCAGGCGGAGGGCATCCCCCTCCATGTGCTCGTCCAGGCCCTCGACCGTGCGTCCCATGACGCCGGCCTCAGCGCCCTCTACATCACCGGCATCGTGCGTCCCGAGGGCGTCGGTTCCGGCCCCGCCGCCCTCAAGGAACTGAGGGAGGCCATCCTGCGATTCAGGAAGGTCTCCGGCAAGCCCGTGATCGCCTACAACCAGTATTGGACCAAGCGGGAACTGTACCTCTGCGCCGGCGTGGGCAAGGTCTACATGAACCCGCTGGGGGTGCTGGACGCCACGGGCTATGCCTCGGAGATCACCTTCTACGGCAAGGCCTTCAAGAAGTACGGCGTGGACGTGCAGGTCACCCGGGTGGGCAAGTACAAGAGCGCCGTCGAGCCCTACGTCCTGGAGAAGCTCAGCGATCCCGCCCGGGAGGAGCTGCAGGTCCTCATGGGCGACCTGTGGACCGAGTGGAAGTCGGCCGTGGCCGCGGACCGCAAGCTCACCCCCGACCAGCTCCAGGCCATCGCCGACGAGCAGGGCACCCTCACCTCCCCCGAGGCCCTCAAGGCGGGCCTGGTGGACAAGCTCCTGGCCAACGACCAGGTGCTGGACGAGCTCAAGGAGGTCGCGGGCAAGAAGGCCAGCGACCGTGATTTCCCACAGATCGACATGGCCACCTACGCCAAGACCCTCCCCGAGGCCACCGGCTCGAACCGCATCGCCCTGGTGTTCGCGGAAGGCTCCATCGTGGACGGCTTCGGCACCACCGGCAGCATCGGCGGGGAATCGCTGAGCAACGAGCTCCGGCGCCTGCGCCTGGACAAGCGCGTCAAGGCCATCGTCCTGCGCGTGAACAGCCCGGGCGGCAGCGCCCCGGCCTCCGAGCTCATCCAGCGCGAGCTGGTGCTGGCCCGCAAGGACAAGCCCGTCATCGTGTCCATGGGCCACCTGGCGGCTTCGGGCGGCTACTGGATCTCCACCTATGCGGACCGCATCTTCGCCGAGCCCACCACCATCACCGGCTCCATCGGCGTCTTCGGCCTGCTGCCCAACGTGAAGTCCCTGGCCAACGAGCACGGCATCACCTGGGACGGCGTCCAGACCGCGAAGCTGGCCAACTCCCTCACCATCTCGCGTCCCAAGAGCGACGCCGAGCTGGCGCGGGCCCAGGTCATGGTGGACTGGATCTACGACCTGTTCGTCACCAAGGTCGCCGAGAGCCGCAAGCTCACCCGCGACCAGGTGCAGGAGATCGCCCAGGGCCGCGTGTGGTCCGGGTCCTCCGCGATCCGGATCGGCCTCGTGGACGAGATCGGGAGCCTGCAGGACGCCGTGTCCTACGCCGCGAAGAAGGCGAAGATCGAGTCCGACTACCGGCTGGAGGGTCCCTCCGAGCCCAGGACCGCCGTGGAGAAGCTCCTCAAGGCCCTGAGCGGCGGCAAGCGCCAGTTCACGCGCAGCTCGGCCGACACGCTCCAGGGGCAGGTCCAGCACGTCATCAGCGGCCTGGAGGCCTTCAGCGACCCCCGCGGCATCTACGCCCGCATGCCGTACGACCTCACCATCCGGTGA
- a CDS encoding thiamine pyrophosphate-dependent enzyme yields MIETKANNAGPGAQVAEGPDAQTLKGWYRTMHMGRVLDDKAPNYLKQAIGWSYHAPCAGHDGIQLALGLTFRAGQDYLFPYYRDLLTCLAGGLTPLEIILNGISKAGDPASGGRHMSNHFGKPEIHIQNVSSCTGNHTQHAVGLARAVKTYGRDAVVFSSQGESSVSEGYVYEAINGASLEKLPVVFVFQDNGYGISVPKSDQTANEFVCDNFSGFPNLLILKCDGKDPIDSMRAMDEAVAYAKSGAGAAIIQADCVRIGSHSNSDKHELYRSPEELAAARAQDPLPRFRRYCLEHGVAEEDLAGIEKANMEIYNAASDTAITSKDPDPAAIFEHLVPEPWVTPLFPDGTHDEDGAKETMLHAINQTLKEEFRANPDTYIWGQDVANKEKGGIFNITKGMQQEFGRKRVFNGPIAEDFITGTANGFSRLDDKIRVVVEGAEFADYFWPATEQLIEISHESWRSMGKQVPNITIRLASGGYIGGGLYHSQNIEGFLTTIPGIRVVVPAFADDAAGLLRTCIRSRGVSLFLEPKFLYNAAQSKAHIPADFAVPFGKARVRREGTDLTVLAYGTPVHFALEAAHKLEAEGRSVEVIDLRSLSPLDTETIFASVRKTHRAIVVHEDKVFGGFGGEVAAQVSETCFPWLDAPVGRVGSAFTPVGFNRILERAILPNTEKVLAGMRKVLDF; encoded by the coding sequence ATGATCGAGACGAAGGCGAACAATGCGGGCCCCGGGGCCCAGGTGGCAGAGGGCCCGGACGCCCAGACCCTGAAGGGGTGGTACCGCACCATGCACATGGGGCGGGTCCTGGACGACAAGGCGCCCAACTACCTGAAGCAGGCCATCGGCTGGTCCTACCACGCCCCCTGCGCGGGCCACGACGGCATCCAGCTTGCCCTGGGCCTCACGTTCCGGGCCGGGCAGGACTACCTGTTCCCCTACTACCGCGACCTGCTCACCTGCCTCGCCGGGGGCCTGACGCCCCTGGAGATCATCCTCAACGGCATCTCCAAGGCCGGGGACCCCGCCAGCGGCGGGCGCCACATGTCCAACCACTTCGGCAAGCCCGAGATCCACATCCAGAACGTCTCCAGCTGCACCGGCAACCACACCCAGCACGCCGTGGGCCTGGCCAGGGCCGTCAAGACCTACGGCCGGGACGCCGTGGTGTTCAGCAGCCAGGGCGAGTCCAGCGTCTCCGAGGGCTACGTGTACGAGGCCATCAACGGTGCCAGCCTCGAGAAGCTGCCGGTGGTCTTCGTGTTCCAGGACAACGGCTACGGCATCTCCGTGCCCAAGTCCGACCAGACCGCCAACGAGTTCGTGTGCGACAACTTCAGCGGCTTCCCCAACCTGCTGATCCTCAAGTGCGACGGCAAGGACCCCATCGACTCCATGCGCGCCATGGACGAAGCCGTGGCCTACGCCAAGTCCGGCGCGGGCGCGGCCATCATCCAGGCCGACTGCGTGCGCATCGGCAGCCACTCCAACAGCGACAAGCACGAGCTCTACCGGTCCCCGGAGGAGCTGGCCGCCGCCAGGGCCCAGGACCCGCTCCCGCGCTTCCGGCGCTACTGCCTCGAGCACGGCGTGGCCGAGGAGGACCTGGCCGGGATCGAGAAGGCCAACATGGAGATCTACAACGCGGCTTCCGACACCGCCATCACCTCCAAGGATCCCGATCCCGCGGCCATCTTCGAGCACCTGGTGCCCGAGCCCTGGGTGACGCCGCTGTTCCCGGACGGGACCCACGACGAGGACGGCGCCAAGGAGACCATGCTCCACGCCATCAACCAGACCCTGAAGGAGGAGTTCCGGGCCAACCCCGACACCTACATCTGGGGCCAGGACGTGGCCAACAAGGAGAAGGGCGGCATCTTCAACATCACCAAGGGGATGCAGCAGGAGTTCGGACGCAAGCGCGTCTTCAACGGGCCCATCGCCGAGGACTTCATCACCGGCACCGCCAACGGCTTCTCCCGGCTGGACGACAAGATCCGCGTGGTCGTGGAGGGCGCCGAGTTCGCCGACTACTTCTGGCCCGCCACCGAGCAGCTCATCGAGATCTCCCACGAGTCCTGGCGCAGCATGGGCAAGCAGGTGCCCAACATCACCATCCGCCTGGCCTCGGGCGGCTACATCGGCGGCGGCCTCTACCACAGCCAGAACATCGAGGGCTTCCTCACCACCATCCCGGGCATCCGCGTGGTGGTGCCGGCCTTCGCCGACGACGCCGCGGGCCTGCTGCGCACCTGCATCCGGAGCCGGGGCGTGAGCCTGTTCCTGGAGCCCAAGTTCCTCTACAACGCCGCCCAGAGCAAGGCCCACATCCCCGCCGACTTCGCCGTGCCCTTCGGCAAGGCGCGGGTGCGCAGGGAAGGCACGGACCTCACGGTGCTCGCCTACGGCACCCCCGTGCACTTCGCCCTGGAGGCCGCGCACAAGCTGGAGGCCGAGGGCCGCAGCGTGGAGGTGATCGACCTTCGCAGCCTCAGCCCCCTGGACACCGAGACCATCTTCGCCAGCGTCAGGAAGACCCACCGCGCCATCGTGGTGCACGAGGACAAGGTCTTCGGCGGATTCGGCGGCGAGGTGGCCGCGCAGGTCTCCGAGACGTGCTTCCCGTGGCTGGACGCGCCCGTGGGCCGCGTGGGATCCGCCTTCACCCCCGTGGGCTTCAACCGCATCCTGGAGCGGGCCATCCTGCCCAACACCGAGAAGGTGCTGGCCGGGATGCGCAAGGTGCTGGACTTCTAG
- a CDS encoding alpha-glucosidase, with protein MLRIPRAVLYAFLCLSLGAQAPAEWWRHAVFYEIYPRSFQDTKGDGVGDLPGITARLDYLQDLGVDAVWLTPVFPSPQVDFGYDVSDYRDIDPRFGTLGDFDRLVAEGRRRGIRVVLDLVLNHTSDQHPWFKDSRSSRSARRRDWYVWRDGKGAAPPCNWVSLFGGPAWTLDPVTGQWYYHFFYGSQPDLNWRNPAVRDEMLDVTRWWYRRGAAGFRLDALDTVYEDPALPDNPLLPGRNAFGDPNMRNVHNYKLEEGRGLMRALRREADPFGAVLIGETYTESTEELRGYYGDGRDQLQMPTGHMLAMAEKLSAPDFRRRIAATEATGFWPVWVLGNHDLARAVSRYGDKVHDDAIAKALGTLLLTLRGTPILYYGDELGMVNTDPTRREDVMDPMGRAGWPGAKRRDGERTPMQWDATEAAGFTTGRPWLPVPPGARSHNVATERRDPGSVLNWHRALLALRRSRKALLDGAYRPLAPDDPDILAYLRVVEEETILVAVNLSGRERRLDLGLGGPAQVLLATGRVPAKGLPATLGPYCALVATLGRPAAVQ; from the coding sequence ATGCTCCGCATCCCCCGCGCCGTCCTCTACGCCTTCCTCTGCCTGTCCCTCGGGGCCCAGGCGCCCGCCGAATGGTGGCGCCATGCGGTCTTCTACGAGATCTACCCCCGCAGCTTCCAGGACACCAAGGGCGACGGCGTGGGCGACCTCCCCGGAATCACGGCCCGCCTGGACTACCTCCAGGACCTGGGCGTGGACGCGGTGTGGCTCACGCCGGTCTTCCCGTCGCCGCAGGTGGACTTCGGCTACGACGTGTCGGACTACCGGGACATCGATCCGCGCTTCGGCACGCTCGGGGACTTCGACCGGCTCGTGGCCGAGGGGCGCCGGCGGGGGATCCGGGTGGTGCTGGACCTGGTGCTCAACCACACCTCGGACCAGCACCCCTGGTTCAAGGACTCCAGGTCCTCGCGCAGCGCCCGGCGGCGGGACTGGTATGTGTGGCGGGACGGCAAGGGGGCGGCGCCGCCCTGCAACTGGGTGTCGCTGTTCGGGGGGCCGGCCTGGACGCTGGACCCGGTCACGGGGCAGTGGTACTACCACTTCTTCTACGGCTCGCAGCCCGACCTGAACTGGCGGAACCCGGCCGTGCGGGACGAGATGCTGGACGTGACCCGGTGGTGGTACCGGCGCGGCGCGGCCGGGTTCCGGCTGGACGCCCTGGACACCGTCTACGAGGATCCCGCCCTCCCGGACAACCCCCTCCTGCCGGGCCGCAACGCCTTCGGCGACCCGAACATGCGCAACGTGCACAACTACAAGCTGGAGGAGGGCCGCGGGCTCATGCGTGCCCTGCGCCGGGAGGCGGACCCCTTCGGCGCGGTGCTCATCGGCGAGACCTACACCGAGTCGACCGAGGAGCTCCGGGGCTACTACGGCGACGGCCGGGACCAGCTCCAGATGCCCACGGGCCACATGCTGGCCATGGCGGAGAAGCTGTCCGCCCCGGACTTCCGCAGGCGCATCGCGGCCACGGAGGCCACGGGGTTCTGGCCCGTGTGGGTGCTGGGGAACCACGACCTGGCGCGGGCCGTGAGCCGCTACGGCGACAAGGTCCACGACGACGCCATCGCCAAGGCCCTGGGGACGCTGCTCCTCACGCTGCGGGGCACCCCCATCCTCTACTACGGCGACGAGCTGGGCATGGTCAACACCGACCCCACGCGCCGGGAGGACGTGATGGACCCCATGGGCCGCGCGGGCTGGCCCGGCGCCAAGAGGCGGGACGGGGAGCGCACCCCCATGCAGTGGGACGCCACCGAGGCCGCGGGCTTCACCACCGGCCGGCCCTGGCTCCCGGTGCCTCCCGGGGCCCGCTCCCACAACGTGGCCACCGAGCGCCGGGACCCCGGCTCCGTGCTGAACTGGCATCGCGCGCTCCTGGCCCTGCGCAGGTCGAGGAAGGCCCTCCTGGACGGCGCCTACCGGCCCCTGGCCCCGGACGACCCCGACATCCTCGCCTACCTCCGGGTGGTCGAGGAGGAGACGATCCTCGTGGCCGTGAACCTCTCGGGCCGGGAGCGCAGGCTGGACCTCGGCCTGGGCGGACCGGCGCAGGTGCTCCTGGCCACGGGCCGCGTCCCGGCCAAGGGCCTGCCCGCGACGCTGGGGCCCTATTGCGCCCTGGTGGCGACCCTGGGGAGGCCTGCGGCGGTTCAGTGA
- a CDS encoding NifU family protein, with protein MPKVVNIEPTPNPDALKFIVQRPILRSGTRSFRDFGAAVGDPLASSLFALGRITSVFYMDRFVTVNKAPDDEWSGLIDPICEAIEDLEMEAVDGNAPAPGSSLADDEKLARINKILDERIRPGLAGDGGGVEVLSFEENTLQISYHGACGSCPSSGGGTLRFIEGLLQDEVDPQIRVISY; from the coding sequence ATGCCCAAGGTCGTCAACATCGAACCCACTCCCAATCCCGATGCGCTCAAGTTCATCGTGCAGCGGCCCATTCTCCGGTCGGGGACGCGCTCCTTCCGGGATTTCGGGGCCGCGGTGGGGGATCCCCTCGCCTCCAGCCTCTTCGCCCTGGGCCGCATCACCTCGGTCTTCTACATGGACCGCTTCGTCACCGTGAACAAGGCCCCGGACGACGAATGGAGCGGCCTCATCGACCCCATCTGCGAGGCCATCGAGGACCTGGAGATGGAGGCCGTGGACGGCAACGCGCCGGCCCCGGGCAGTTCGCTGGCCGACGACGAGAAGCTGGCGCGCATCAACAAGATCCTGGACGAGCGCATCCGGCCCGGCCTCGCCGGCGACGGCGGCGGGGTGGAAGTGCTCTCGTTCGAGGAGAACACCCTGCAGATCAGCTACCACGGAGCCTGCGGCTCCTGCCCCAGCTCCGGCGGGGGGACCCTGCGCTTCATCGAGGGCCTCCTGCAGGACGAAGTGGACCCCCAGATCCGGGTCATTAGTTATTGA
- a CDS encoding BrxA/BrxB family bacilliredoxin, whose product MVAPMREELSQAGFQHLMTPAEVDEALQRPGTTLLIVNSVCGCAAAGARPGVVKALREKGLRFDHLVTVFAGMETEATQRAREYFEGAPPSSPQAAILRDGRLVHLMGRMSFLDRTPDMIAEELCASIS is encoded by the coding sequence ATGGTCGCTCCCATGAGGGAGGAACTGAGTCAGGCCGGCTTCCAGCACCTCATGACCCCCGCCGAGGTGGACGAGGCCCTCCAGCGCCCCGGCACCACCCTGCTCATCGTGAATTCCGTATGCGGCTGCGCCGCGGCCGGGGCCCGCCCGGGCGTCGTCAAGGCCCTGCGCGAGAAGGGGCTCCGGTTCGACCATCTGGTCACCGTGTTCGCCGGCATGGAGACCGAGGCCACCCAGCGGGCCCGCGAGTATTTCGAGGGCGCCCCGCCCAGCTCCCCCCAGGCCGCGATCCTCCGGGACGGGCGGCTGGTCCACCTCATGGGCCGCATGTCCTTCCTGGACCGCACGCCGGACATGATCGCCGAGGAGCTCTGCGCGTCCATTTCGTGA
- a CDS encoding DUF4403 family protein has translation MRMWRLLALIPFCLHGQELPPPSTLAAPIRVDLAPMFAAAERTTPVTPQGVETWTNLPGVAQGSPAYRFNLYREPLYFVLKGNRVFMHTTVNYWFEVGLRMGTYVRGMGSCGLPPETFRKARLGIQAEVALTPDWGLDLKLTPEEPLRIDGCQITYLGYDITDKVLAGMKENLAKATQALQGQLQEATRLRPRAEAAWLQAQQPVELAPGVFLMLNPERVRLSPWSSLGKVLTLTPEIQIRPTVCLGERPQRVPRPLPPLDLSPQPIAPGFSLQIDADLSFEHASRQLTQQLGAQPLETDKGRFEVTRAAVRGKDGWAYLDLDIKGKITGRLTLKGRPVFNEILGTLHLEDLDYTLETKSWITSFGEWIYRGTLRKTLAEKCSFFLDKSLKDLKERTQQGLNRPLTPQVALTGVVDAFRVGRVEVLEDRFKVVARMEGMVQIGVTPDAR, from the coding sequence ATGCGCATGTGGCGACTCCTGGCCCTGATCCCCTTCTGCCTCCACGGGCAGGAGCTTCCGCCCCCGTCCACCCTGGCGGCCCCCATCCGGGTGGACCTGGCCCCCATGTTCGCCGCCGCGGAGCGGACGACCCCCGTGACGCCGCAGGGGGTGGAGACCTGGACCAACCTGCCCGGGGTCGCCCAGGGGAGCCCCGCCTACCGGTTCAACCTCTACCGGGAGCCGCTGTACTTCGTCCTGAAGGGCAACCGGGTCTTCATGCACACGACGGTGAACTACTGGTTCGAGGTGGGTCTGCGCATGGGCACCTACGTCAGGGGCATGGGTTCCTGCGGGCTGCCGCCGGAGACCTTCCGCAAGGCCCGGCTGGGCATCCAGGCCGAGGTGGCCCTCACACCGGACTGGGGCCTCGACCTCAAGCTCACGCCCGAGGAACCCCTGCGCATCGACGGCTGCCAGATAACGTACCTGGGCTACGACATCACCGACAAGGTGCTGGCGGGCATGAAGGAGAACCTCGCCAAGGCCACCCAGGCCCTCCAGGGGCAGCTCCAGGAGGCCACCCGGCTCCGGCCCCGGGCCGAGGCGGCGTGGCTCCAGGCCCAGCAGCCCGTGGAGCTCGCCCCGGGGGTGTTCCTCATGCTCAACCCCGAGCGCGTGCGCCTCAGCCCCTGGTCCAGCCTGGGCAAGGTGCTCACCCTCACGCCCGAGATCCAGATCCGGCCGACGGTGTGCCTGGGGGAGCGCCCCCAGCGCGTCCCCCGGCCCCTGCCCCCCCTGGACCTCTCGCCCCAGCCCATCGCGCCGGGCTTCAGCCTCCAGATCGACGCGGACCTGAGCTTCGAGCACGCCTCGCGCCAGCTCACCCAGCAGCTCGGCGCCCAGCCCCTGGAGACCGACAAGGGCCGGTTCGAGGTCACCCGCGCCGCCGTGCGCGGCAAGGACGGCTGGGCCTACCTGGACCTGGACATCAAGGGGAAGATCACGGGACGGCTGACCCTCAAGGGCCGCCCCGTCTTCAACGAGATCCTGGGCACCCTCCACCTGGAGGACCTGGATTACACGCTCGAGACGAAGAGCTGGATCACCAGCTTCGGGGAATGGATCTACCGCGGCACCCTGCGCAAGACCCTCGCCGAGAAGTGCAGCTTCTTCCTGGACAAGAGCCTCAAGGACCTGAAGGAGCGCACGCAGCAGGGCCTCAACCGCCCCCTCACGCCCCAGGTGGCCCTCACCGGCGTGGTGGACGCATTCCGGGTGGGCAGGGTGGAGGTGCTGGAGGACCGCTTCAAGGTGGTGGCCCGCATGGAAGGCATGGTGCAGATCGGGGTCACTCCCGATGCGCGCTGA
- a CDS encoding HutD family protein, with protein MRRLGPADYRVMPWKDGGGSTTELLIHPPGATLAEGFLWRISMADVPASGPFSAFPGVDRSLMLLSGSLELDHGGHGLQKLEGPLRPVTFSGDWATTGRLLDGPCRDFNVMSARGRARHRLGVVTAPAALPVAPVLVVVCLEGAVEIAGQALGPWDLLELQGGAEVLGRGVLAVVELA; from the coding sequence ATGCGCAGGCTGGGCCCCGCCGACTACCGCGTGATGCCCTGGAAGGACGGAGGGGGCTCCACCACGGAGCTCCTCATCCATCCCCCGGGCGCCACGCTGGCGGAGGGCTTCCTGTGGCGCATCAGCATGGCCGACGTGCCCGCGTCCGGGCCCTTCTCCGCCTTCCCCGGGGTGGACCGGAGCCTGATGCTGCTGTCGGGCAGCCTGGAGCTGGACCACGGCGGGCACGGCCTCCAGAAGCTGGAGGGACCCCTGCGGCCGGTGACCTTCTCCGGGGACTGGGCCACCACGGGCCGCCTCCTGGACGGGCCCTGCCGCGACTTCAACGTCATGTCCGCGAGGGGCCGGGCCCGGCACCGGCTCGGCGTCGTCACGGCGCCCGCGGCGCTGCCCGTGGCGCCGGTGCTGGTGGTGGTGTGCCTGGAGGGCGCGGTCGAGATCGCGGGGCAGGCGCTGGGGCCCTGGGACCTGCTGGAGCTGCAGGGCGGGGCGGAGGTCCTGGGCCGGGGCGTGCTGGCGGTGGTGGAACTGGCCTGA
- a CDS encoding inositol monophosphatase family protein, protein MLEAEREACIAAAQAGGRILLTYFRKLDPRTISEKSKNDLVSEADRASEAAIQKLLADRFPAYGFLGEETGATGPVEGRVWIADPLDGTLNFIQGFPHWCVSVALWDPQGPLAGCIYDPLREDLFVAVRGGGATWNGQPMAVSGQPGLTGAFLATGFAWQLGDRFELFARTLPAIFHRAKAIRRGGSAALDLAHTACGIYDGYYEMGLRKWDFAAGVLLLQEAGGCVTDWRGGDAWVETGDVVTGNPQVQEELLEALRH, encoded by the coding sequence ATGCTCGAAGCCGAACGTGAAGCCTGCATAGCTGCTGCCCAGGCGGGTGGAAGAATCCTCCTGACCTATTTCCGCAAGTTGGATCCACGCACCATTTCCGAAAAATCGAAGAACGACCTGGTGAGCGAAGCCGATCGGGCAAGCGAGGCCGCCATCCAGAAACTTCTGGCCGATCGTTTCCCCGCTTATGGCTTCCTGGGCGAGGAAACCGGGGCCACCGGTCCCGTGGAAGGCCGCGTCTGGATCGCCGATCCCCTGGACGGCACCCTCAACTTCATCCAGGGGTTCCCCCACTGGTGCGTCTCCGTGGCCCTGTGGGATCCCCAGGGGCCCCTGGCGGGCTGCATCTACGATCCCCTGCGGGAGGACCTCTTCGTGGCCGTGCGGGGCGGGGGCGCCACCTGGAACGGACAGCCCATGGCCGTCTCCGGTCAGCCCGGCCTGACGGGGGCCTTCCTGGCCACCGGCTTCGCCTGGCAGCTGGGCGACCGCTTCGAGCTCTTCGCCCGCACCCTGCCGGCCATCTTCCACCGCGCCAAGGCCATCCGCCGCGGCGGTTCCGCGGCCCTGGACCTGGCCCACACGGCCTGCGGCATCTACGACGGCTACTACGAGATGGGCCTGCGCAAGTGGGACTTCGCCGCCGGCGTGCTCCTGCTGCAGGAGGCCGGGGGATGCGTCACCGACTGGCGGGGAGGCGACGCCTGGGTGGAGACGGGCGACGTGGTGACCGGCAACCCCCAGGTCCAGGAGGAGCTTCTGGAAGCCCTGCGTCACTGA
- a CDS encoding TIGR00282 family metallophosphoesterase, translated as MRILVLGDVVGEAGRRLVEAHLPALQRELALDFIVVNGENAAHGHGITERIARQWFEELGVNVITTGNHAFDVKDIVPYFQVESRLLRPANYPPGTPGNGYVKLHTPGGQEILVVNLMGRVHMPVCDDPFRCADAILARERADIVIVDMHAEATSEAQAMGWYLDGRVAAVLGTHTHVPTLDAKVLPGGTAYVTDVGMTGPYAGVIGMTKESSLSRFLKAKGDKWEVAEGDPQLHGVLVVTEGRKAQSIQRILKTLP; from the coding sequence ATGAGGATTCTCGTCCTGGGAGATGTGGTGGGTGAGGCCGGCCGGCGGCTGGTGGAGGCGCATCTGCCCGCGCTCCAGCGCGAGCTCGCCCTGGATTTCATCGTGGTCAACGGGGAGAACGCCGCCCACGGGCACGGGATCACCGAGCGCATCGCCCGCCAGTGGTTCGAGGAGCTGGGGGTGAACGTCATCACCACCGGGAACCACGCCTTCGACGTCAAGGACATCGTCCCCTATTTCCAGGTGGAATCGCGGCTCCTGAGGCCCGCCAACTACCCCCCCGGGACCCCGGGCAACGGGTACGTCAAGCTGCACACCCCCGGAGGCCAGGAGATCCTGGTCGTCAACCTCATGGGCCGGGTCCACATGCCCGTGTGCGACGATCCCTTCCGCTGCGCGGACGCCATCCTGGCCCGGGAGCGGGCCGACATCGTCATCGTGGACATGCACGCCGAGGCCACCAGCGAGGCCCAGGCCATGGGCTGGTACCTGGACGGCCGGGTCGCGGCGGTGCTGGGCACCCACACCCACGTGCCCACCCTGGACGCCAAGGTCCTGCCCGGGGGCACCGCCTACGTCACCGACGTGGGCATGACGGGCCCCTACGCGGGCGTCATCGGGATGACGAAGGAGTCCAGCCTCAGCCGTTTCCTCAAGGCCAAGGGGGACAAGTGGGAGGTGGCGGAGGGGGATCCCCAGCTCCACGGTGTGCTGGTCGTCACGGAAGGGCGGAAAGCGCAGTCGATCCAGCGTATCCTCAAGACTCTCCCCTGA